From one Misgurnus anguillicaudatus chromosome 2, ASM2758022v2, whole genome shotgun sequence genomic stretch:
- the LOC129442794 gene encoding 5-beta-cholestane-3-alpha,7-alpha-diol 12-alpha-hydroxylase-like, whose amino-acid sequence MGYLLQILLALFISVIGGLYLLGAFRRRRPGEPPLDKGPFPWLGHVLEFRKDTAKFLQRMKEKHGDIFTVQLGGFYFTFITDPLSFGSVVKEARAKLDFTKFAEVLVARVFGYHSMTDEHKALQTSSTKHLMGDGLVVMTQAMMKNLQNLMLHSVGSGDDKGWQETGLFAYSYNIVFRAGYLALFGNESPKGAGSLEKAKEIDRENADKLFCEFRKYDQLFPNLAYGVLGPSEKMEAERLKKLFWNMLSVQKMSTKDNISGWVQEQLQVRDEKGMPEFMRDRYMFLLLWASQGNTGPAAFWLLLYLMKHPDAMKSVKKEVEEVLRETGQEVKHGGPLIDLTRDMLLKTPILDSAVEESLRLTAAPLLTRAVLQDMTINMANGQQYNIREGDRVAIFPYSAIHIDPEIHSDPFTFKYDRFLTADGKKKTEFYKGGKKLKYYNMPWGAGTTMCPGRFFVTNELKQFVFLMLTYFDFELKNPDEEIPGINVRRWGFGTMQPTREVQFRYRLRF is encoded by the coding sequence ATGGGTTACCTCCTTCAAATCCTGCTCGCTCTGTTCATTTCGGTCATCGGCGGCCTCTACCTTCTGGGGGCTTTTCGTCGCAGACGGCCCGGAGAACCTCCTCTAGACAAAGGCCCATTTCCCTGGCTTGGCCATGTGCTGGAAttcaggaaagacacagcaaaATTCCTGCAGAGAATGAAAGAAAAGCATGGTGATATATTCACAGTACAGCTTGGAGGCTTTTACTTTACTTTCATCACAGATCCACTTTCTTTTGGCTCAGTGGTTAAAGAGGCAAGAGCAAAGCTGGACTTTACAAAGTTTGCAGAGGTACTGGTTGCAAGAGTATTTGGTTATCATTCAATGACAGATGAACACAAGGCTCTCCAGACATCAAGCACCAAACATCTCATGGGAGATGGCCTGGTTGTCATGACTCAAGCCATGATGAAAAATCTACAGAATTTGATGCTCCACAGTGTCGGATCTGGAGATGACAAGGGGTGGCAAGAAACAGGACTCTTTGCTTACAGCTACAACATTGTATTTCGTGCTGGCTACCTTGCGCTGTTTGGTAATGAGTCACCGAAAGGAGCAGGATCTTTAGAGAAAGCTAAGGAAATTGACCGGGAAAACGCAGATAAACTATTCTGCGAGTTCAGAAAATATGACCAGCTCTTTCCCAATCTGGCTTATGGTGTCCTGGGACCCAGTGAGAAGATGGAGGCAGAACGTTTAAAGAAACTGTTTTGGAACATGCTTTCAGTGCAAAAAATGAGCACCAAAGACAATATCAGCGGCTGGGTGCAGGAACAACTGCAAGTCAGGGATGAGAAAGGCATGCCAGAGTTCATGCGTGATCGATACATGTTCCTGCTTCTGTGGGCATCTCAGGGAAACACGGGTCCGGCTGCCTTCTGGCTGCTCTTGTATCTGATGAAGCACCCTGATGCTATGAAAAGTGTCAAGAAAGAAGTCGAGGAGGTTCTTAGAGAAACTGGGCAGGAGGTGAAGCACGGTGGGCCATTGATTGACCTGACCAGAGATATGCTCCTCAAAACTCCCATCTTAGACAGTGCAGTAGAAGAGTCTCTTCGTCTAACAGCTGCCCCTCTCCTAACAAGAGCCGTTCTGCAGGATATGACTATCAACATGGCCAATGGACAACAATACAACATTCGTGAGGGTGATAGAGTTGCGATTTTTCCCTACAGTGCCATTCACATCGATCCGGAGATTCATTCAGATCCCTTCACTTTCAAATATGACCGTTTTCTCACAGCAGATGGAAAGAAAAAAACGGAATTCTACAAGGGTGGAAAGAAACTCAAGTACTACAACATGCCCTGGGGAGCAGGAACCACCATGTGTCCCGGGAGATTCTTTGTAACAAATGAGCTCAAGCAGTTTGTTTTTCTCATGTTGACATACTTTGACTTCGAGCTGAAAAACCCAGATGAAGAGATTCCAGGTATTAATGTCAGAAGGTGGGGTTTTGGCACCATGCAACCGACTAGAGAAGTTCAGTTCAGATACAGACTCAGATTTTAA
- the LOC129442795 gene encoding 5-beta-cholestane-3-alpha,7-alpha-diol 12-alpha-hydroxylase, whose translation MGYLLQILLALFISVIGGLYLLGAFRRRRPGEPPLDKGPFPWLGHVLEFRKDTAKFLQRMKEKHGDIFTVQLGGFYFTFITDPFSFGSVVKEARAKLDFTKFAEVLVARVFGYHSMTDEHKALQTSSTKHLMGDGLVVMTQAMMKNLQNLMLHSVGSGDDKGWQETGLFAYSYNIVFRAGYLALFGNESPKGAGSLEKAKEIDREHSDELFWEFRKYDQLFPNLAYGVLGPSEKMEAERLKKLFWNMLSVQKMSTKDNISGWVQEQLQVRAENGMSESMRDRYMFLLLWASQGNTGPAAFWLLLYLMKHPDAMKNVKKEVEEVLRETGQEVKHGGPLIDLTRDMLLKTPILDSAVEETLRLTAAPVLTRAVLQDMTINMANGQQYNIREGDRVAVFPYTAIHIDPEIHPDPYTFKYDRFLTADGNKKTDFYKGGKKLKYYNMPWGAGTTMCPGRFFATNELKQFVFLMLTYFDFELKNPDEEIPGIDIRRWGFGSMQPTKEVQFKYRLRF comes from the coding sequence ATGGGTTACCTCCTTCAAATCCTGCTCGCTTTGTTCATTTCGGTCATCGGCGGCCTCTACCTTCTGGGGGCTTTTCGTCGCAGACGGCCCGGAGAACCTCCTCTAGACAAAGGCCCCTTTCCCTGGCTTGGCCATGTGCTGGAAttcaggaaagacacagcaaaATTCCTGCAGAGAATGAAAGAAAAACATGGTGATATTTTCACAGTACAGCTTGGAGGcttttattttacattcatCACAGATCCATTTTCCTTCGGCTCAGTGGTTAAAGAGGCAAGAGCAAAGCTGGACTTTACAAAGTTTGCAGAGGTACTGGTTGCAAGAGTATTTGGTTATCATTCAATGACAGATGAACACAAGGCTCTCCAGACATCAAGCACCAAACATCTCATGGGAGATGGCCTGGTTGTCATGACTCAAGCCATGATGAAAAATCTCCAGAATTTGATGCTCCACAGTGTGGGATCTGGGGATGACAAGGGGTGGCAAGAAACAGGACTCTTTGCTTACAGCTACAACATTGTATTTCGTGCTGGCTACCTTGCGCTGTTTGGTAATGAGTCACCGAAAGGAGCAGGATCTTTAGAGAAAGCTAAGGAAATTGATCGGGAACATTCAGATGAACTTTTCTGGGAGTTCAGAAAATATGACCAGCTCTTTCCCAACCTGGCTTATGGTGTCCTGGGACCCAGTGAGAAGATGGAGGCAGAACGTTTAAAGAAACTGTTTTGGAACATGCTTTCAGTGCAAAAAATGAGCACCAAAGACAATATCAGCGGCTGGGTACAAGAACAACTGCAGGTCAGGGCTGAAAACGGCATGTCTGAGTCCATGCGTGACCGATACATGTTTCTGCTTCTGTGGGCATCTCAGGGAAACACGGGGCCGGCCGCCTTCTGGCTGCTTTTGTATCTGATGAAGCACCCTGATGCTATGAAAAATGTCAAGAAAGAAGTCGAGGAGGTTCTCAGAGAAACTGGGCAGGAGGTGAAGCACGGTGGGCCATTGATTGACCTGACCAGAGATATGCTCCTCAAAACTCCCATCTTAGACAGTGCAGTAGAAGAGACTCTCCGTCTTACAGCTGCCCCTGTCCTTACCAGAGCCGTTCTGCAGGATATGACCATCAACATGGCCAACGGACAACAATACAACATTCGTGAGGGTGATAGAGTTGCGGTTTTTCCCTACACCGCCATTCACATCGATCCGGAGATTCATCCAGATCCCTACACCTTCAAATATGACCGTTTTCTCACAGCAGATGGaaacaaaaaaactgatttttacaAGGGCGGAAAGAAACTCAAGTACTACAACATGCCCTGGGGAGCAGGAACCACCATGTGTCCCGGGAGATTCTTTGCCACAAATGAGCTCAAGCAGTTTGTTTTTCTCATGTTGACATACTTTGACTTCGAGCTGAAAAACCCAGATGAAGAGATTCCAGGTATTGATATCAGACGGTGGGGTTTTGGCTCCATGCAACCGACTAAAGAAGTTCAGTTCAAATACAGACTCagattttaa